The Herbiconiux sp. SALV-R1 nucleotide sequence GTGGCGGTTCCTCTGGAACCCGTGGCGCCCGGCCTGGGGCGAGGCGTTCCGCTCCATCTCGGCCCGCATGCTGGCCGCGATGAACGACGCCTACGACAAGGCCGAGGCCGAAGGCGTCGAGGGTGACATCGTGATGGTGAGCCACCAGCTCCCCATCTGGATGGCCCACCGCACCATCGTGGGTGAGCGCCTGCCGCACGACCCGCGCAAGCGCCGCTGCGCCCTCTCCAGCATCACGAGCTTCGAGCGCCGCGACGGCCGGCTCGTCGAGGTGGGCTACACCGACCCGGCCGCGGGCCTCGCGGCGAAGGCCACCGACGTGGGGGCGGTCTGATGCGCCCCCACCCCGAGCGCAGGCCCCGGCCCCGACCCCGCCGCCGGCTCGCGGTCGCGGTCACTGCACTCGCCGCCGCCACCGCGCTCCTGCTGGCAGGCTGCACCACCGAGAACGACGCCCTCGCCGACCAGTACCTCAACGGCGACAACAAGGGCTACATCTCGGGCGACGGCACGGTCACCGAGATTCCCGAGGCCGACCGCGGCGAACCCGTCGAGTTCGCGGGCACCGACGAAGACGGCGAACCCGTCTCCTCGGCCGACTACGCGGGCGAGGTGCTGGTCGTGAACTTCTGGTACGCCGGATGCGCGCCCTGCCGCGCCGAGGCCCCCGACCTCCAGAAGCTGAGCGCCGACTACGAGGGCAAGGGCGCGAGCTTCCTCGGCGTGAACGTGCGCGACCAGGCTGCTACGGCCAAGGCCTTCTCCGAGAACTACGGCATCGGCTACCGCTCGGTGGTCGACACCGACGGCGCGCTGCAGCTCGCCTTCGCGGGCAAGATCTCGCCGAAGGCCGTACCGACCACGCTCGTGCTCGACAAGGAGGGCCGGGTCGCCGCGCGCATCGTCGGCCGCGTGAGCGAGCCCTCCATCCTCGACACCCTCATCGCGTCGAGCCTCGACCCCGCAAGCACCCCCACCCCCACCCCCACCCCCGCCGCCGCGGGCGCGAGCTGACCGGCGTGAACGGCAACCCCTTCGCCGAGGTGGTGCTGAGCGGCCAGCTGCTGCTCGCCATCCCGATCGCCCTGCTCGCCGGCATCGTCTCCTTCGCCTCGCCCTGCGTGCTCCCGCTCGTGCCCGGCTACCTCGGCTACGTCAGCGGGTTCTCGGGGGCCGGTGACAGGAGTGGGGACGCCGAGACGGACGCCGCGGGCCGCAAGGCCGGCCGGCGACGCATGCTCCTCGGCATCGCCCTGTTCATCCTCGGCTTCTCGGCGATCTTCCTCGCCTACTCCGCCGTCTTCGGCGCCCTCGGCACCTGGCTCATCGTCTGGCAGGACACCATCACCCGCGTCATGGGCGTCGTCGTGATCGCCCTCGGCCTGGTGTTCATCGGCCAGTTCAGCTTCCTCCAGCGCACCATCAAGCCGAACTGGCGCCCGGCGACGGGTCTCGCCGGCGCCCCCGTGCTCGGCATCGTCTTCGGCCTCGGCTGGACCCCGTGCATCGGCCCCACCCTCGGTGCCATCCAGGCCCTCAGCCTCTCCGGCGGCTCGGCCTGGAGCGGGGTGCTGCTCGGCCTGTTCTACTGCATCGGGCTCGGCGTGCCCTTCCTGCTTGTGGCCCTCGGGCTCGACTGGGTGACGGGGTCGGTCGCCTTCCTCAAGCGCCACATCCGGGCCATCAACATCGTCGGCGGCGCGCTCCTCGTGGCCATCGGCATCCTCATGGTCTCCGGACTCTGGACGATCTGGATCTACGAGCTTCAGGCGGTGATCAACGGCTTTGTCACGCCCATCTGACCACGTCGACGCGGGCCTCCCCGGCTACGAGCCGCGCGACCGTGACCGCGACGCCGATCGCGACGCGCGCGCGGGCGACGACGTCACCCTGCCGAAGCTCGGCCCCCTCGGCTGGCTGCGCTGGTTCTGGCGCCAGCTCACG carries:
- a CDS encoding histidine phosphatase family protein, giving the protein MSARQIHLVRHGEVFNPDEVLYGRLPNFGLSELGHRFAKAAADDLVARRRTVAALYTSPLQRARESGQPIAEAFELTPSIEERIIEPTNAFEGRRMKGPGGALRDPRMWRFLWNPWRPAWGEAFRSISARMLAAMNDAYDKAEAEGVEGDIVMVSHQLPIWMAHRTIVGERLPHDPRKRRCALSSITSFERRDGRLVEVGYTDPAAGLAAKATDVGAV
- a CDS encoding TlpA disulfide reductase family protein, coding for MRPHPERRPRPRPRRRLAVAVTALAAATALLLAGCTTENDALADQYLNGDNKGYISGDGTVTEIPEADRGEPVEFAGTDEDGEPVSSADYAGEVLVVNFWYAGCAPCRAEAPDLQKLSADYEGKGASFLGVNVRDQAATAKAFSENYGIGYRSVVDTDGALQLAFAGKISPKAVPTTLVLDKEGRVAARIVGRVSEPSILDTLIASSLDPASTPTPTPTPAAAGAS
- a CDS encoding cytochrome c biogenesis CcdA family protein gives rise to the protein MNGNPFAEVVLSGQLLLAIPIALLAGIVSFASPCVLPLVPGYLGYVSGFSGAGDRSGDAETDAAGRKAGRRRMLLGIALFILGFSAIFLAYSAVFGALGTWLIVWQDTITRVMGVVVIALGLVFIGQFSFLQRTIKPNWRPATGLAGAPVLGIVFGLGWTPCIGPTLGAIQALSLSGGSAWSGVLLGLFYCIGLGVPFLLVALGLDWVTGSVAFLKRHIRAINIVGGALLVAIGILMVSGLWTIWIYELQAVINGFVTPI